The sequence TTCTGttgacaattacatttttttcacaaaagtgTCATTTTGCAGGTGTTATATTTTTGCAGTTGTTACCGTGTCtatttaaagcaaaataaaactAAGAATCGTCCTCAGCCCCTGCCAGCGCATGTTCCCAGATATAGATAACAATAGAAGAAAAGGAGAGAGGGTCACCAGAATATTATTTAGTCGAAACCCAATAAATACAAACTAGCCCTCTCCTCGGCACACTAAATTGTAGAGGTAAACTGACTTCCACCCTGATCAACCCACTTATAAGAAATAATATATTAACACTATTTGTTTCCTCTCCAATGCAGCAGGACAATGGGACTGTTAAACCAAATGATCACTATAAGCCATAACTTAGAATTTCCGTTGCTTTCTGCTTTTATTTATATGATTATTAGCCATTACCTACTCATTAGACGCTGACGAGTAGTTAGTAGTTCATGGTTTAGACACGGAGCACAGAAAGGGGCTAGTAGCAGAGCAAGGTTTGCAGCACATCTAATGCCCCTCTAGGTGCAACAATTGTGGCATTTCTCACTTTCTGCAGTTTTCCACGGTTTCAGAAATTTTCTATTGGTCCTGAGAATTTAGGGTTCTCAACACGCGGTAACATTGTAGCTAAAATGAACTTCAAAACAAAAGCACACAATTGGAAAATCCACTTTTAAACTAACAcaatactaaataataataaatataagtcATTTTTGGATTCAATctagatgtgtgtgtgatgttggggtcagtgtgtctgtacttGTCTATATCACtggatgtatttatgtgtgtttatggggcgggaagcgtgtgtgtgtgtgattgggtGTCACTATTTTGGTAGCACCCATGAGGGgtttaatgtaaaataataaacaacaggagtgtgtgtgtggggggggggggagaggggatgctGTTAGTATATGTCAGATAGTAGTtactggagaaatgcagctttcaCAACACAGACTGAAGGGACCTGTATGGTGCCTTAATTATTTATTGAttggtttatttaattatttattggaaaaaaaaaaaacaggtataaGTGTCACATCAACCTGTCACCCCAACAGAACAGAAATAATCAAAAGAGATTTCTTCCACAATTCTCAGCTCACTGTTGGATGGGTATTCTGGGAGTTGTGGTGCAGCATTATTGGAACACTCAGATAACCCATAAATTTGAAGATAAAActgggataatataatattagtTTCTCCATTACTGACTGGTTCATATCTCCATATATGGTCAGGTACTGTGACATCATACACACTCTGACATCATCTGATGAAACAATCAATCTCAAACCCACCTTCACTTAGAGTGTCTAGACACTTTGCGAGTGGACAGTGGCTACTGCATTGCTCGAGTGCTATTTTCAATCATTTATTGATTACTACTATTATCAGTTAGCTGATTGCTAAATACATTTGTGAATTTGAAAGCAATAGATTCACACAGTATAATATAAGCATGAAGAGAACAAGAAAACGTTCTTGGAAGAAAACTGAGGACAGTCAGGAAACTTCTGACGAATTAAAACAAAAGTATAGAAAGCTCAATAACAGCTCTAAACAGCAGATATCTCTTGGACATTCCAGCAGAAAGAGAAGCAGGAGCTGCAATGAGCAGGAtattgagagagggagagaacccAAGAGACGGTTCATTGCTGAGGAACGTAGCAGAGATCAGGGCCTAAAACGATACAGGACCTCCAGTCATGATCAGGAGGAGCAGGTCATACAGAAAAGAGCAAAGGTCTCCTCATTTGCCAAACTGGGTCAGAAAAGTGAGAGAAAGTCTGCTGGAAAGAATGGTCAGACATCTCCACCCAGAAAGCAAGCCCTGAAACGAAGCAGGGAATACGATCGAGGCGAGCAGCTCATGCGGAAAAGACCAAAGCTCTCCTCATCTGCCAAACTGGGTCAGAAAAGTGAGCGAAAGAAAGAGGAAGCAAACGAGCCAACGAGTGACAGTGAATGTGGTACAGGTAAGATGAACATACAAGTTATAAATAGACTGGCTAATTTCAAATATTAGAGATTTTGCTCTCAATTGACCAAAAGCTGTACCCATTCAATGTCTCTTTTAATTAATATTTCCACACTTCAACTaccttaaagagaaactatagtgccaggaaaacaaaagttgtttttcgggcactatagctccctatagtgaccCCCTCCTTCGTTAAAAATCCTTTctatcacttacctgattccagcgctgaaGTACCTCGGGGCAGTTTCAGGCTCCGCCTCCACTCCTCACCCACTGTCGTCAGCTGGTGTGGGAGACcttatgcgcatgcgtggcaatgactGAAGCGGTCTGGATGTCTATAGTGTTCAGGAGATGATTTAAACTAGAAAGTAATGGCATAGACCAATATTTCAAAACGTTTGATACATCTAGATTATTTATTCATACATTCTGAAATAGCGGATGGTATTCATGGGGAATAGATGGCAAGctgtaatatatttttaatgcatttttccaTAATGTGATAATTACAAACCATATTACTGTTTCATATAACTGGGTGGGATGGGAAGATATGTAAAGCGGTTCTGGGGTAATTAAACTTGTTCCTGTGTTTATGATGAAATGGAGAATAATTATTATTTGTGTTAAACCTTTAAGGAGAAAGTAGACAGTCTGTGGTAGAACCAAAGAAGCCACTACCTCTGACAATCTCCGGTTATCAAATCCACAAAGTGCTGGGAGAAGGGGGCTTTGGAAAGGTGAGTCTACGAGCAATGTATACATCTTATTTAATACATCTATTGATCTAGTGGAGAACAATTACAACTTCTCGTTATCATCATTGTATTCCTAAAACAATTCACTGagatttaatttattgttaatcTTTGTCATGTGTATGATATATGAATGTGGAAAATATAATCACATGTacaaagtatttagaaaaatgtatCGATACTCCAAATAAAATAACCAGAACTCTTCTATTCTGTGATGTTTAACATAGTTCTATTAAATCTTTGTAATCTAAACATTCATCATTCACATCAGAATTGCCGacataggcctcgatttaatatggttggatacgcttttcaaatgatcacaatgtcGTAGAAAAACGTTTCAAATCATttttctacagaagtcaccattacagTCTGTAGGAAATTTTTGTAGACaaataatttataattttttttctagcaACTTGTGATCATTTGATTatcaaagtttatccaaaaatcttaaattgagctctgttaggttatatatatatatatatcccttacaCAGCAATCACAGGTAGGAAGTTTTTTTTTAGCTCTGTATATAGATCCCTTATATAGGGTTCATTTAGGTTCCCTAGCTGAATATACATCCCTTAAACAGAGTTATTACGCAGGTCCCCAAACCCTGCAAACACATCCCTCAGGTGGTGTTGAAGCGATGCTACAAAGTGATATTGGTAATGTGTGTCCATCATTTAAATGAAGATTTAAATGAAAAAGTAGCTAAAATTCCTACCTTCTTTTGCAAGATTGTTGCTGATATGAGGTTTTTTATTCTCTCTCTGATGCTCAGGTGATGCTTGCTTCCACCAAGGAATGTCCCACCAAGTATATCGCTATTAAACAAATAGACAAAGATAGAGTTGAGGAAAAGGAGATTCAGAAAGAGAAGCGGATACTGCAAATGGCGAGCGGCAGTCCCTTCCTATGTCAGGGACTTGCTGCCTTCCAGTCCCAGGTATGAAACTCTGTGTCCATAATGTTTTCTTATTTCTATATGGCTGATTGTGTTCTGTTATCATTATTGCATTATATTTTAACTGGATATTTGTTGTGTCTCTTTTGAAATAGGAGCACGCCTATCTAGTCATGGAGTACGTACCAGGGGGTACTCTCAAATCCTACATGACTGGGAGGGAAAGTCTGCCCCTAGCTCAAGCAAGGTGAGTCATCAAAAGCTCTAGCAGGAGGGGGTGAAATGTAAGAGGCGATGGATATACCCCCATATTTACATATACCCTATATAATACTGCTATCCATAGAGATCGATTAGGGGAAAACACTAGACTAATACTAATGTACTAAACCAGAATTCCCACTTCAATATCAGCCAGACAATGGGCAATACAAGAAACCCAGGTCCTGCAACAGAATACGTTCTGTATGGACTGACGGTAGATCGAGAGCCGCTATGGGTCAGTTGACCTGCTGCAAACATAAGCTGACTTCAGGGTGTACCTCCTTCTACACAGTGCATACTGCTTTAAATACACATTTCTATTACCATGGATCttctgaaaaaatgtatatatttatagattattGATTTGTACATCTAACAAACTGAAAGGGACTCATAGAATCGTAGAGTAGTCAGTGTTTTGTGGCAGAGAAATTAAACGGGTTCAATGGGTAACATATCAAGAGACAGTCTTTCACCTCCACCACACGGGTGATTATAGAGTAAAACCATTCTAGGGATCAGgtttccaaatttaaaaaaaaaagatggttttaataatataaatgataataaagtaAACTCTCTCCATGGTTCTGCttcatttaaaatgaaaatgttatgtATACCTTTGTAGCAGAGTGTGTACCCTGTccaggtatattttatttatgattaaTGTTTGTTACAGATTGCATATGCTCTATTTTGTTTTCCAGGTTCTTTTCAGCAAGCCTTGTTTGTGGGATCCAATTTCTCCATTCCTGCGGGATACTTCATGGGTCAGTATAAGCGTTTGTTTCTTAAGAAAGCGCTAATGTACTCTAAAGAGAAATTACGTGTGTATATTTCTGCTCTCTCCTTTATCTCACATTTATATCTGTCTTCATTATTTAGGGATCTGAAGCCAGGCAATATTCTCCTGGATGCCAAGGGCTGTGTCAAAATAGCCGATTTTGGCCTCTCAAAAGAGAATATTTTTACACATACCACAACCAAAGGACTAGCTGGAACACCGCATTACATGGCACCAGAGGTTAGTTAGAGGGTGCGGTTATGTGAGCCATAGGGAGAGGAGTTAAGTGGAGTGGTATAAGAGTAATTAGACGAGTAGGTTGGAGTAGTAAAGGGATGAGTTATGGGGTGTTTTATGAGCAGTAGGAGGATGAGTAACACGAGCCGAGTATGAGGGCAATATTGGACTATTAGTGGACGGACTCAGGGGGAATGAAATTAGACTAATTTTGGAATAAAATGATGGGGATTTTATGAAAAGTTGTTAGACTGTAACAGGTTTGGAGTCTTTGAGAATAACACTGAGTAGAAATAGGTTAATTATGGGACATGTAATACCATATTTGATAAAATGACATATCTTCTATGTTTTGACAGATACTAAGCTACAAAAGGTACGGTCAACCAGCAGACTGGTGGTCATTTGGCATCATTCTCTGCCGCATGATCACTgggcagtatccctttaataagaaGCTTGGCAGGGTGGAGTATATAAAGAAAGTATTAAGCTCTAACCCGTGCTACCCAGCCTGGCTGTGGAGTGATCCTAAAGATCTCTTGAACAAGGTAAGGAATAGGCTGTCATAGGAGCAGATACATTGTAAGGTAATATAGAATGTgccggttaaagggacactatacgcacccagaccacttcagctcattgaggtggtctgggtacaatgtccctgtctcacttagtcctgcaatataaaaccTTTCAGTTTTTCAGGATATCATATTAGGTCCCTCAGTCggatgatgtcagaggaggcaGAGTGAGTGATTAAAGTTTTATTAACCCTTTACGTGCTGGGTGGTGGGGGGCGCGAGGAAGCcggagggcactatagtgtaaggaatcagatttgtattcctcacactatagaATCCCATTAATGTTTTAAGTGGATATAATAATAATGGATGTTATAAAAGGGGTTGTAAAGAAGCCTAGAGGAGATATGGGGTCGTTACTGGGAAGAGATACTGGTTATATTTATGGAATATGACTTGTTATGTTCCAGTGCTGAGCAGATTCAGATTTCCCCCTTAATGCCAATTACCCTTATTGCACAAGTTTGAAAGCGGCATGGAGTGGTGGGTTGAAATGCCTGAAAATATTGAAATTCTGATGATTAATTGGTTAATACTAATATTTAATAATGATGGCAGATGAAAACGTAGATATTCAATTTACAAAATGTTATCATATTTATTACTATCTACCGTCAACCAATAGACAAATAAAGCAGCCATTTTGTATTCCCATTGGACGACATAAGAGGAAATCGTTATAAATAATTAGATTTGCATCtcagtagtaaaatttagctttttgtTAATGTAATAATTTACACCAAGCTTTTCACAAGCACTGCCTCGTTTGGGAATTTGCTAGAAGGGTAAAATGGTTTCCTTCAGCAGAGGTGATTGCATTTAGTTTGTGTTAACGTACATCAAAATATTACAGTTTAGAGATATCACAAAGTAAGTGTATTATACTCTGTTTATCTTCTCTTTCTCTTACTAGCTCCTGGAAAAGGACACTTATACACGCGGTGTGATGGGGAGGCATATTCGGGTGCACCCCTTCTACAGAGACATTAATTGGGAAGACCTAGAGAAGGGGGAAGTGAGCTGTCCATTCTTGGCATTTCTAGTAAGTGCGCAAATAATCTGTATTTACAAACTGAGGAGGGATTTTACACAATAATAATTCCACCACCACAACATGAAAACTAATTCCTTGATCCACCAGTAATCACTTCCCAGAATGGGTTCCATTTAAACAAGAACTGATTTCACATCTCCGTACCATTACTGTGACCATTATGAACTGCACATTTGTATTGATACGTAAGACGTAGACAATGCCGTACGATGCCCAACTAATTACATCTCATTTCTTGTTGCAGACACGGGATCTAGATACAGAAACCTCGGAAAGTAGTTTTTCTTTTTGAGAAGTAACAGCTCTTTATTTGAAGACCATTTCATCAGTGGCCTGTCATTCACAATCTCTGAATGTCAGGAATTAAAGAAAACAAGAGGTGCCCAACAAAGAAAATACTAaagtcaacactacatataaacacactattaCACTCAAagtcaaacactacacacaagtaagtCACTGCTTTTAAATGGAAGCAGTACATGCAAACACAACAATACATATAAGTAATACACCcccacattcactcacacacatacaccatacaaaaacatgcttacatccaaatacacaaacactgctcagtgctaaatacaaccctgcaaggatgggcaaatggttgaTGAGGAGGAGGGGCaattctacattagttccacaacTGATGAAAACGATTGCATGTAGGCACTGTTACaaatagggatgcaccgaaatttcggctGCCTAAATTTTCGGCcgaaaacactatgggactggggaggagggggtaaagaacactaaaaaagagggaggggagaggaacactagagaggggagagaggaacattaagcgggggggaccactaaaagagaagtgaAATTTttatattagattaattaaattaattaaaacgtctaatattaataaaaaaaaaacttcattcaaaaaaaatcatttggggaaaaaagtcattttcggtttcggttttcggctaagggcatcctgaattttcggtttcagcccagaattttcatttcggtacATCCCTAGTTACAAAtattgctatattgtaaataaataaataaaaaaaaaacattttgtgtatgttttgtgcaTTCCTTATTGCATACATATATTGTTATGGTAACACATCATTCATCATAAATGTAGTCCTTAttactatattttttaattgatgCTAAGAAGCTTTTATTTCTATGGTTTTGAAGGTAAGGGTATTTTATGGTAATCTTCTCCATTTCAGTTTGCTGGTTAGATGACATTGCTGCTTAATACGCTTTTGGGATATGAGTTACCATTTCCAAAATAATTTGGTGGGGGTGAGCCAGGGGTCAGTTGCACCAGGCTGCAGGGTTTTTTTTAGTTGCCTATGTGGATGTGGTTATATGAGCCCCTCCCTTTGCATGCCCCCTTATAGCTGAATAGGAGATTTTTTCCAGATGAACTATAACCATATATTATGCAATCTAGGTTTCAATCGGTACAGTTCAGTGTTATTCATTGACTATATGAGAATCGCGTGTGCTGGGTGACTGTAGGTGACTGGGAGGTGAGTAGGAATGTGCTGGGTGGCTATAGGTAACTGAGTGGTGGGTAGGCCTGTGGAGGATTACTGTAGGTAACTAGAAGTTGAGTATTATACCATACGCAAAACTTTGGCTAATACATTAGCACCTTTCATACAATTTGTGATACATTATCGGGCTTTGTCAAATCTCAAGTTTCAGATAACACTAGATGCCTAATGAATATTGCAAAACGGGAGAGATTTCTGGCACTTGTTTGGTATAGGTGTAGCGGCTAGGACTTCCCAAAtcagagtctcttccttttggTCGTAGGTAGATATAGATAAAGGATGCAGGAAGCAGCACTTTCAAACAAAGTCTTTCGTTCTGGATCAGTATGGAAAATAAGAGGACAAAACCCCATTAAGTGTAGTATTTAGGATATAGTGATGATTAAATAAAAGAAACGTACAATTTTATGGAGCTCAAAATCTgctccagatatatgcgcctgGATGGTATAACCCCCGTCTAGGGATATGCTGATGGTCCTGGTCATgtgttgaaagattttttttttaatatctagtttttgtgtatatatttatatttgaattcaaCGACAATTGgggatacaaaaaagaaaaaagtggaaggggaaataaagaaaaaaatgtacacCGCTTTGCAGGTTACATACAAAACATTATAATATTACGACCAATATATCCGGTACATGAGTTACACAAATTTACTTGTGATTATCACTGGTAGTGTCCATTTCTGTTAGTCTTTTAGTTTCAATGTGCTGAAAGATGTCCTTAGGCCAGTAGTCCGCATTTAGTGGTCAACAACAGTAATGGGGATGTTCACATTCAGTGCATCGTATTATGCTAGTTCTTTCCAGGATGGAAAGCCAGGAGGCATGTGTCTTGCATTGGATGCTGAAAGAGCCTTTAATTGGCTCAACTGGTGTTATTTGCAGCAGGTGCTGAAAATATCTGGCTTTCCATCAGAGTTTGCAGACAATATTATGGCCTTGTATAGTGGCTACTGAGCCAGAGTTTTTTTTCTCCACTTCTCTCTCGATTAATATAACAAAGAATATGAGTCTGGGATGCCCTTTTCCCCCTCTAATGTTTATTATATCCCTAGATGTAACAGACATTCAAGTAGGAACTACAGAACATAGATTATCACTCTTTGCTAATGATGTAATTGTGATGCTATCTAAGCCAGCAGCATCCCTATCCTAGTATTCTAGTAGCATAGTTTGCATTTGTTATTGTCTTCCTAAATATTACAAACTCAACAGCTCTTTTATTGTGTAACTGATCACCTTGCCTGTATGGGAGTGCAGATCACAAAGCAAGTGCTCCAAACTAGAAGGGTAAAATCTTATCCGGGGCAGCCCGTATTAACTCTATGAAAATGTTGCTTCTTCCAAAACTACTCTACCTTTTCCATATGGTATGTAGAATTATGATCTCTTTTCATTTCTTCATATAAGAAGAGGGCTTGCATATCAGCTGAGTTATCGCAAAGGTTAGAATTAGGTATTATGGGCATGGCGCATGTCTACACGTATTATAGTGCAGCAATTTTAGCCCAGGGATTTGCATTGAATGCCCCAGCAAGTCATTCCTTAAATTGGGTTGTATTGAAACATGAGCAGTTCTCTGGCTCCACATTTCTGAGATATGTATGGACTCCTACACACGATCACACAACTATCCCATCTTTATTTACATCTACTGGTTTATATATTCGATTATGGGTGTTTTTCTCTTCAAATTGTTGTACCcatatacatttaaacacacgACCCCCTATGGATACCAGTTACTTCCATGGCTTACTCAGGGGGTTTCATCCATATCTGAGGTACTGAACAAAGACTCTCTAGCACACTCTATGATTGGCCAAGATACTTAATTTACCTTCAtgttttgtgtttatatatttacaaCGCAAGTGTTTTGGTAAAACATGTTCAGACTGCCTGGGATGTGTACTCTTCTGGCACTGGAGAGGTATCCAAATTATTAGTTTTTTGGGATATTCTCCTCCAGCTAAAACCCGTAACTTCTATAGAATCCTTTTATGTTCCAAAAAACATCCAGAAGCTTCAATTAATGTCCCAGTGGGAGAGAAGGTTGTCTATCAACTTCAAACCACCACCACCGCATTACGTTAACTAACACCTTAAAGGGTGTtgaacatacttacacacactttGAAACCCACTGTAAATTGATttacaataagaaaataaaaattaacaattcAGTGACCCTTATATAACTGTAGATACTAAATACAGGGGGAAGTTCGGTCATGGACTGAACACCAGAGGCTCTTGGGGGCCCACATGCTGTTGAGAAGCAATACACCAGCTAGGAAATTCAAAGAAATCCCCAACTGAGAATTCAGCATTAGGGGGCCCTGTTAACAACCTCCATTGATATCACCCCCAGCTCTCCCTCTATGACTCTATTCTATAGTGTGGCCTAGTTAAAAACACCAAGCCTGTCTGCCAGCCAGCCTCTGCTGAAGCAGTGACTTCCTGCTGgcagctcagtctgcgtggagggGGCGGGACCGGAAGTATGTCATGTCCCCGCCTCGCTCTCTCATACAGCAGGCAGGCACTGGAGGAGCAGTGTAAAGGCTGGACAAGGAAAATGCAGACAATACTGCGTGACCAGGTCAgccatgcttcacagtgacaggtgGGAGGGGCTTACAATGTTATTGGTAAGGAAATCTAGGTGTGTGAGCATGGGAGAAACCAGAGGGGAGATGGGAAGAGAGGCACAACTGAGATTGGTGCAGAGAGAAGAGGagtgtataatgctttcataCAGATATACCGTTAAACTAATTGTATGTATAGACACTGACACTGCACACACTTCCTCACACTGCATCCCACCATTTAAACACCCCCCACCCCTGTTACACCCTCCTGTTCAAACATACGGCCTCACTGCATAAATACACCCAGCATTGAAACACCCCCCCTATAATTACACCctcctatacaaacacactgcctcaTTGCATAAATACACCCAGCATTCAAAAAAAATTCTACCACACTGCCTCACTGCATAAATACACCCAGCATTCAAATACACTGCCTCACTGCATAAATACACCCAGCATTGAAACACCCCACGTATAATTACACCctcctatacaaacacactgcctcactgcaTAAATACACCCAGCATTCAAACACACTGTCTCACTACATAAATACCCCCCAGCATTTAAACACCCCACGTATAATTACACCCTCCTATTAAAACATACTGCCTCACTGCATAAATACACCCAACACTCAAATACACTACCTCACTGCATAAATACACCCagcattcaaacacactgcctcactACATAAATACCCCCCAgcatttaaacacccccccctgTATAATTACACCCTCCTATTCA comes from Pelobates fuscus isolate aPelFus1 chromosome 5, aPelFus1.pri, whole genome shotgun sequence and encodes:
- the LOC134612250 gene encoding protein kinase C theta type-like, whose product is MKRTRKRSWKKTEDSQETSDELKQKYRKLNNSSKQQISLGHSSRKRSRSCNEQDIERGREPKRRFIAEERSRDQGLKRYRTSSHDQEEQVIQKRAKVSSFAKLGQKSERKSAGKNGQTSPPRKQALKRSREYDRGEQLMRKRPKLSSSAKLGQKSERKKEEANEPTSDSECGTGESRQSVVEPKKPLPLTISGYQIHKVLGEGGFGKVMLASTKECPTKYIAIKQIDKDRVEEKEIQKEKRILQMASGSPFLCQGLAAFQSQEHAYLVMEYVPGGTLKSYMTGRESLPLAQARFFSASLVCGIQFLHSCGILHGDLKPGNILLDAKGCVKIADFGLSKENIFTHTTTKGLAGTPHYMAPEILSYKRYGQPADWWSFGIILCRMITGQYPFNKKLGRVEYIKKVLSSNPCYPAWLWSDPKDLLNKLLEKDTYTRGVMGRHIRVHPFYRDINWEDLEKGEVSCPFLAFLTRDLDTETSESSFSF